A stretch of DNA from Coccidioides posadasii str. Silveira chromosome 4, complete sequence:
ACGATCTCAGCATAGCGGGAAATTCTCTCGATTTGGAAGTCGAGTTTGAACCCGGTCAGGAGATTGTTAAGAATGTTACCTTGAGATATGCGACTCCTGACGCGCCGGAAGGGGAAAGGAGAGTTGAGGCGTCGGAAGTGTTGAAGAGGAATTTGATGCAGGGTCCTGGAGAACAGGAAGGTGGACATTGGAAGTCCATGGCAGAGTTCCATGAAAATTTGCGGCGGCTAGCGAGATTGGACCAGTTGAGCAGAGAAATCAATTGTTTTGAGGCTGTCGAAGGGATTTATGAATGCTTGAGAAGGATTTGGGACGAAGAGAAGAAACATGGAACGCGGCAAAGCCACTTGGATCATATATGCAAAGGATGGATTGGAAAACCATCTATGCATGGAGGAAAGCACGTTGGATTGATGCTTAGGTATTGGGTTGATCAAAGGCGCATGTTTGAGGCCAAACAAGTCCCGCCGAGTAATGCGATGGACACCGACCTGCCAGCACAGGATGACGAAGAGGTTCCCGACAAAGCTAATTTCTACAGTGCCGCTATCGAATGTGAAACCGGATACCCGTCTCTTCGCGTGTCGAAAGAATGGGTCTCAGCAGACGTCTTTACAGAGATTAGAAATGAGGATGGCGGCGACAACGAACTTGAGATTAGAATGATTAATTGGACGGAACCCCCGCCTACACTAGTATCTCCTCTGAGCAACAATCCGGATTCTGTGGCTCTCGAACCGACCATATTATCCTCAACGGCGCCCAATATACGCTTCGTCGCACGGCTTGAGCCGCCAGTTGACATGCCCATATTTGCTGCTGTCGAGATTTATCGAGCCATAGGGGCGAATATGATGCAGGAATCCAAGACTACTACCTACGACAGCCTTGTGGTTCCTTCACAAGGTGATTCTAATTTTATTGAATTCGAGGGGAGACAGGTTATGcaaaaaagagagatatCTACATTCGGCGCGGATGGAAAACCGGTCAAACAGCAACATACTTATACGTTCAATACTTTTGAACAGGTACCGGGTCGCACAATTCGTGATATACCCTTTTCGCATCCGCGTCAATTAGCCGATGTGCTTCCTGTGAGTAGCCTAGCCGTTCCCCGCTTTCAAATCTGTATTAAACCATGCTAATTAATGAAAAGATCCTGCGACAATATGCATTTATTTCCAGTCTTTTACGACgaattttctctgattccCAAACGGCCTCCAGGAGCGACACCCAGAGAACACCAGGAGAAAAGTCAGT
This window harbors:
- a CDS encoding uncharacterized protein (EggNog:ENOG410PJZ4~COG:S~BUSCO:3441at33183), coding for MATPFSKSNLGATPTQFTSSPHPSAVPMGRPLSHKSPSMKTPSASGQGHQNYPSTSSHQYPTPLPITSAAIEDVAVFSSPSALLALGLGGITPSPAANDALGGQGINEGDLHSMAIPSLGITGPKDIEDEKRKRIDEVLQLLRTRVAGRGVCREGIERLGKLEGLECMWQDNDLSIAGNSLDLEVEFEPGQEIVKNVTLRYATPDAPEGERRVEASEVLKRNLMQGPGEQEGGHWKSMAEFHENLRRLARLDQLSREINCFEAVEGIYECLRRIWDEEKKHGTRQSHLDHICKGWIGKPSMHGGKHVGLMLRYWVDQRRMFEAKQVPPSNAMDTDLPAQDDEEVPDKANFYSAAIECETGYPSLRVSKEWVSADVFTEIRNEDGGDNELEIRMINWTEPPPTLVSPLSNNPDSVALEPTILSSTAPNIRFVARLEPPVDMPIFAAVEIYRAIGANMMQESKTTTYDSLVVPSQGDSNFIEFEGRQVMQKREISTFGADGKPVKQQHTYTFNTFEQVPGRTIRDIPFSHPRQLADVLPILRQYAFISSLLRRIFSDSQTASRSDTQRTPGEKSVPQLFQESRPNGYFISNVNPTECRLNSLLRSGRNNGFKPPPTAISTPPANEVRVDISLRTPMSLPPTVLLVFNINEDNQMRSSDSAPLLTRIASRQVMIGADIGLNGEINISHTSGILPSNATDYTSNEKCEDEKRKLRSQIARVLETCEDLGMLVEWVLKWIRKHTDG